The sequence GGCTCTCGCCGGTCAGCATGGACTCGTCGACCGTGGAGGCGCCCTCGATGACCTCGCCGTCCACCGCGACGCGCTCGCCGGGCCGCACGCGGATGAGGTCACCGACGAGCACGTCGCCGACCGGCACATCGCGCTCGACGCCGTCGCGCCTCACCCGCGCCTGGCGCGGCTGGAGGTCGAGGAGCCGCCGGATCGCCTCCGAGGCGCCGCCGCGGGCGCGCGCCTCCAGCCAGCGGCCCAGGACCAGGAACGTCGTGAGGAGGGCGGAAGCCTCGTAGTAGGGCATGGCGCCCGTCGCCATGAAGGCGTGAGGCCAGACCGTCACCGCGAGGCTGAAGAGGTACGCGGCGCTGGTCCCGATCGAAACAAGGGCGTTCATGCTGAGGATCCGGTGGCGCAGCTCGCGGAGGAAACCGGCGTGGAACTCCGCGCCCACCCAGAGCTGCACCGGCGTGGTGAGGGCCAGGAGTAGCCAGGGGTTGCGGAGCGCGGCTGGCGCCCAGGGGAACAGCTCCGGCATGCTTCCCAGCAGCACGGGCACCGACAGCGCGGCGCCCACCAGCACCTTGATTCGCAGGAGCCAGTCGCGCGCCGCCCGCTCCTCCTTCTCGCGGTCGGGCGCGGGGGCAATGTCCGCGGGAACCTGATAGCCGGCGGCGGCCACGGCGGCGCGGAGCGCGGGCAGCTCCGCCCGCGTCGGATCGAGCCACACGGTGGCCCGCTCGGTCGCGAGATTCGCCACCGCCTTCTCCACGCCGGGCACGCCCTGCAGCGCGCGCTCGACCTTGCCCACGCAGCCCGCGCAGTGCATGCCCTTGATGGGCAGGTCCAGGCGCGTGTCCGTCGCGGCGGGCATGGGGCCCTCACCGGCCCCCGAAGCGCGAGAAGACCTCGAGGAGTTCGTCCATCTTCTTCTGACGCTCCCGGCCGTTGCCGGAGCGGATCGCGTCGGTCACGCAGGACGAGATGTGGCGCGCGAGCAGGAGCTTCTGCACCTGCTCCACCGCCCCCTCCACGGCGGTGAGCTGGAGGAGGATGTCCACACAGTACTTGTCCTCCTCGATCATCCGCTGGATGCCCTGGATCTGGCCCTCGATGCGGCGGAGCCGGCCTAGCGCCTTGCCCCGTGTGTCCTCGTCGATCATGGGCGCCCCCCCCCTATACCCTACGGGGGTACTCTACCACAGGCGGCAAGCCCTCCGGGCCGGGCTCAGGCGGGAAGGTCGGGGAACAGCGACCCCTGCTCGGCGGCGGCCGGGCGGCGCCGGCTCCGGGCAGACGCCTTGGCCGCCTTACCCTTGGCCTTGTCCGCGGCGGGGCGCTCGCGGCGCGGCTTCACCCAGCCCTTCTGGCGGGCGATCTTGTCACCCTGCTTGATCAGAAGGAGGTCGACCAGACGGGCCAACGGATTGCCCAGAAGCTCCAGGTACTTCTCCCAGTAGCGGGGTGAGTAGGCGAGGGTCTTCATCTGGTCGGTGGCGAGAGCCAGTGCGGTGCGATCGCCCTTGCGGGCGGCGACCCGGAGCTGGTCGAGGATCTTGGCGCGGCTGATGCGAGACGGTCGCGTCACCTGGGTCTCACCGGAAGGTCACATCATACTCTTCCCGGTGATAGGTGGGCACCCCCTGCGGCACGATCTTCCGGCCAATGATGGCCTGGAGCCGCTCGACGCCCTCGCGCTCCTCCGCCTCCAGCCGGTGAGCCATCTCGGGATGCGCGCGCACCAGCACCTCCCCCCCCGGGGCTGCGTCGGGCACCTGCGCCTGGATCTTGCGGAAGATCTCCGCGGCGAGCGTCGCGTCGGACTTCACGTGGCCGCTGCCCTTGCAGGTCGGGCACGCCGCGAAGAACATGGACTGGAGGTCCTGCCGCGCGCGCTTCCGGGTCATCTCCACGATGCCGAGCTCGGAGATCTCCAGCACGTTGGTCCGCGCCTTGTCGTCGGCGAGCGCCTTCTTGAGGGCGCGCGAGACCTGCTCCCGGTGCTCGGCGCGCTCCATGTCGATGAAGTCGAGGATGATGATGCCGCCGAGGTCGCGCAGGCGGATCTGGCGCACCGCCTCCGCGGCGGCCTCGAGGTTGATCTTCAGCACGGTCTCCTCGAAGTCGCG is a genomic window of Candidatus Methylomirabilota bacterium containing:
- a CDS encoding metal-sensitive transcriptional regulator, with the protein product MIDEDTRGKALGRLRRIEGQIQGIQRMIEEDKYCVDILLQLTAVEGAVEQVQKLLLARHISSCVTDAIRSGNGRERQKKMDELLEVFSRFGGR